A region from the Phycisphaerales bacterium genome encodes:
- a CDS encoding ABC transporter permease subunit, translated as MPIFLRWLLRLVPLNPIAVRLVQNGSRRARHMYIRSAYLALLIVALLWLLLIKTSAGSLSYRELAAAASTAFAAIANVQVFLICILAPVFMGAAIAQESSPRTWEVLLTTPLSATQIVLGNLFGRLFFVVALLGASLPLFALTQYFGGVPGSSIFLSYAIAVCAALVVGAIAIALSVSRAAGKRAFFIFYVAVVGYLGATWAVDEFLQAGVGGSRVTVMTALNPFLTLRALLDPVSYPRAPEGSQTSMILRWLLEKPVTTWCAGSAVLSLVTMIASTVTVRAGGFLGIAGEGGGGVPWYRKMFGFGAANAEHRPPRAVWTNPIAWREAAARQATLGKTVARWVFIGMGALFGVLLIYLFHVGQMTSDEFRLALSATAWAELATIALVAVNTAGTAISREREDGTLDLLLTTPITASAYLKGKLRGLIMYLLPLLAVPVGTVMLAGLYVLVGGLGRSGGVEISQSGGGAVPVVLPEAGVILAFSVLPFMAFCVMLGLNWSLKSKGTIGSVVGTVGVLLAIAGTVGLCAWHAASGIATVGPILAPLSPASAVSACCAPERAMSETVSSGMGGLVSARIALAMGAVVAIGAWSLVCYGIHSAMVRTFDMTVRKLAGQR; from the coding sequence ATGCCGATTTTCCTTCGCTGGCTGCTGCGGCTTGTGCCCCTGAACCCGATCGCGGTTCGGCTGGTGCAGAACGGGTCGCGGCGGGCTCGGCACATGTACATCCGGTCGGCGTACCTGGCCCTGCTCATCGTGGCGCTCTTGTGGCTGCTGCTCATCAAGACCTCGGCTGGGAGCCTGAGTTATCGCGAACTGGCGGCGGCGGCCTCGACGGCGTTCGCGGCGATCGCCAACGTCCAGGTCTTCCTGATCTGCATTCTGGCCCCGGTCTTCATGGGGGCGGCGATCGCGCAGGAGTCGTCGCCTCGGACGTGGGAGGTGCTGCTCACGACGCCTCTGTCGGCGACGCAGATCGTGCTGGGAAATCTCTTCGGGCGGCTGTTCTTCGTGGTGGCGCTGCTCGGGGCGAGCCTGCCGCTGTTTGCGCTCACGCAGTACTTCGGCGGCGTGCCGGGGTCGTCGATTTTCTTGAGTTACGCGATCGCGGTGTGTGCGGCGTTGGTGGTTGGGGCGATCGCGATTGCGCTTTCAGTGAGCCGGGCCGCGGGCAAGCGGGCGTTTTTCATTTTTTATGTCGCGGTGGTGGGGTATCTGGGTGCGACGTGGGCGGTGGACGAGTTTTTGCAAGCGGGCGTGGGCGGAAGCCGCGTGACGGTGATGACGGCCCTCAATCCGTTCCTCACGCTGCGGGCGCTGCTTGATCCGGTGTCGTATCCGAGGGCTCCGGAGGGGAGCCAGACATCGATGATTTTGCGGTGGCTTCTGGAGAAGCCAGTGACGACGTGGTGCGCGGGGAGCGCGGTGCTGAGTCTGGTGACGATGATCGCCTCGACGGTGACGGTTCGCGCGGGAGGGTTCCTGGGGATCGCGGGCGAGGGCGGGGGGGGAGTGCCATGGTATCGCAAGATGTTTGGGTTTGGCGCGGCGAACGCGGAGCACAGGCCGCCGCGGGCGGTGTGGACGAATCCGATCGCGTGGCGTGAGGCGGCGGCGCGGCAGGCGACCTTGGGGAAGACGGTCGCGCGGTGGGTCTTCATCGGGATGGGCGCGCTCTTTGGCGTGCTGTTGATCTATCTCTTCCACGTCGGGCAGATGACGAGCGACGAGTTCCGGCTGGCGTTGTCGGCGACGGCGTGGGCGGAACTGGCAACGATCGCGCTGGTGGCGGTGAACACAGCGGGGACAGCGATCTCACGCGAGCGAGAGGACGGGACACTGGACCTGTTGCTGACGACACCGATCACGGCGTCGGCGTATCTCAAGGGGAAGTTGCGCGGGCTGATCATGTATCTGCTGCCGCTGCTCGCGGTGCCTGTGGGGACGGTGATGCTCGCGGGGTTGTATGTGCTGGTGGGTGGGCTTGGGCGGAGCGGCGGGGTGGAGATCTCGCAGAGCGGTGGTGGGGCGGTGCCGGTGGTCTTGCCCGAGGCGGGGGTGATCCTGGCGTTCTCGGTGCTGCCGTTCATGGCGTTCTGCGTGATGCTGGGTTTGAACTGGTCGCTCAAGAGCAAGGGGACGATCGGGTCGGTGGTGGGGACGGTGGGCGTGCTTCTGGCGATCGCGGGGACGGTGGGGCTGTGCGCGTGGCACGCGGCGTCGGGGATCGCGACGGTGGGACCGATCCTGGCCCCGCTCAGCCCGGCGTCGGCGGTGTCGGCGTGCTGCGCGCCCGAGCGGGCGATGAGCGAGACGGTGTCGTC
- the pyrE gene encoding orotate phosphoribosyltransferase — translation MSERENLARAIAEVALLRGMFTLRSGRTSSFYLDKYLFSTRPELLRRLGPMFAERVRAMGERAGVKVARLAGAELGGIPLVTVASLETGLPSVFVRNQKKDYGTSKQLEGVVNAGDVMVLVEDVATTGGQAIEAVKVLREAGARVLGVIATIDRLEAQGGARENIEGAGLMFESLFTIRDLGIE, via the coding sequence ATGAGCGAGCGGGAGAATCTGGCGCGGGCGATCGCGGAGGTGGCGCTGCTTCGTGGGATGTTCACGCTGCGGTCGGGGCGGACGAGTTCGTTCTATCTGGACAAGTACCTCTTCTCGACGCGGCCCGAGTTGCTGCGGAGACTGGGGCCGATGTTTGCGGAGCGCGTGCGGGCGATGGGTGAGCGCGCGGGCGTCAAGGTTGCGCGGCTGGCTGGGGCGGAACTGGGCGGGATCCCGCTGGTGACGGTGGCGAGTCTGGAGACTGGGTTGCCCAGCGTGTTCGTGCGGAACCAGAAGAAGGACTATGGCACGTCGAAGCAGTTGGAGGGCGTGGTGAACGCGGGGGACGTGATGGTGCTGGTGGAGGACGTGGCGACGACGGGCGGGCAGGCGATCGAGGCCGTCAAGGTGCTGCGCGAGGCGGGAGCGCGGGTGCTGGGCGTGATCGCGACGATCGATCGGTTGGAGGCGCAGGGCGGGGCGAGAGAGAACATCGAGGGCGCGGGGCTGATGTTCGAGTCGTTGTTCACGATTCGGGATCTGGGGATTGAGTAG
- the lysS gene encoding lysine--tRNA ligase: MSSETPKPESESSNELHHLEAQRRENRERVRALGLEPYGLATGERLSTAAAKACHDPSADEAVAAAGKTPPEGFVDPRPVVTIAGRVVLHRDQGKLVWMQVRDDAGDIQVAVSQRDVASPGFDLAKYTDLGDVLVARGRVMKTRAGEITVWAQELWPAAKCLQPPPAKHEGLADVELRYRQRYVDLWANPESASVLVMRSRIVSRIRRFMETRGYLEVETPMLQTLAGGAAARPFVTHMNALQINLYMRIAPELYLKRLLVGGLPKVFEVNRNFRNEGLDKQHNPEFTMLEAYHAFGDVETVMELTESIIRDAATYVAELAGGAGAAPVLAFGDLTIDYGKAFARRSYAELFEKAYGFPMSDGGKARALLKKMEPKLGAAIDAMDEIMVVNELFEHKQKGGEAQLDPSVPTFITDYPSAISPLTRPKRENPLLADRADLFVAGMELAPHYTELNDPDVQEAKFREQLKGLDTDKSAEESTYRTMDHDFLRALRVGMPPAGGMGLGIDRLAMLLTNQRTIRDVIAFPMMRPEV; this comes from the coding sequence ATGTCGAGCGAAACACCCAAGCCAGAGTCTGAGTCGTCGAACGAGTTGCACCATCTGGAGGCGCAGCGCCGCGAGAATCGCGAGCGGGTGCGCGCGTTGGGTCTGGAGCCGTATGGACTGGCGACGGGCGAGCGGTTGAGCACTGCGGCGGCGAAGGCGTGTCACGACCCGAGCGCGGATGAGGCGGTGGCGGCGGCGGGGAAGACGCCGCCGGAGGGGTTTGTCGATCCGCGACCCGTCGTGACGATCGCGGGGCGGGTGGTGTTGCATCGCGATCAGGGGAAGTTGGTGTGGATGCAGGTGCGGGACGACGCGGGTGACATCCAGGTGGCGGTGAGCCAGCGGGACGTGGCGTCGCCCGGGTTTGATCTGGCGAAGTACACGGATCTTGGCGATGTGCTGGTGGCGCGGGGGCGTGTAATGAAGACTCGGGCGGGGGAGATCACGGTGTGGGCGCAGGAGTTGTGGCCTGCGGCGAAGTGCTTGCAGCCGCCGCCGGCGAAGCACGAGGGGCTGGCGGACGTTGAACTTCGGTATCGGCAGCGGTATGTGGACCTGTGGGCGAATCCGGAGTCGGCGTCGGTGCTGGTGATGCGGTCGCGGATCGTGTCGCGGATCCGCAGGTTCATGGAGACTCGCGGGTACTTGGAGGTCGAGACGCCGATGCTGCAGACGCTGGCGGGCGGGGCGGCGGCCCGGCCGTTTGTCACGCACATGAACGCGCTGCAGATCAACTTGTACATGCGGATCGCGCCGGAGTTGTATCTGAAGCGGCTGCTGGTGGGTGGATTGCCGAAGGTCTTTGAGGTGAATCGGAACTTCCGGAATGAGGGGCTGGACAAGCAGCACAACCCGGAGTTCACGATGCTGGAGGCGTACCACGCGTTCGGAGATGTCGAGACGGTGATGGAGTTGACCGAGTCGATCATCCGTGACGCGGCGACGTATGTGGCGGAGTTGGCGGGCGGGGCGGGAGCGGCGCCGGTGCTTGCGTTCGGGGATCTGACGATCGATTACGGCAAGGCGTTCGCGCGGCGGTCGTATGCCGAGTTGTTCGAGAAGGCGTATGGGTTCCCGATGTCGGACGGCGGCAAGGCGCGGGCGCTCCTCAAGAAGATGGAGCCGAAGTTGGGGGCGGCGATCGACGCGATGGACGAGATCATGGTGGTGAACGAGTTGTTCGAGCACAAGCAGAAGGGTGGCGAGGCGCAACTGGACCCGAGCGTGCCGACGTTCATCACGGACTATCCGAGCGCGATCAGCCCGCTGACGAGGCCAAAGCGGGAGAATCCGCTCCTGGCGGACCGGGCGGACTTGTTCGTGGCGGGGATGGAACTGGCGCCGCACTACACGGAACTCAATGATCCGGACGTGCAGGAGGCGAAGTTCAGGGAGCAACTCAAGGGATTGGACACGGACAAGTCGGCGGAGGAGAGCACGTATCGCACGATGGACCATGATTTCCTGCGGGCGCTGCGCGTGGGCATGCCGCCGGCGGGTGGGATGGGGCTGGGGATCGACCGGTTGGCGATGCTCCTGACGAATCAGCGGACGATCCGGGATGTGATCGCGTTTCCGATGATGCGGCCTGAGGTGTAA
- a CDS encoding Rrf2 family transcriptional regulator, with protein sequence MFSQTAEYALRAMACLALYDSLVATSTLAEQTKVPVNYLAKVLQQLSSAGLVDGRRGVGGGYRLSRPASEINLLDVINAVETLKRIETCPLGLKSHGSALCPLHRRADKAIAAIIEIYQGSTLADLVKEPGAKTPLCEDRTVVGVSVGGKPVS encoded by the coding sequence ATGTTCTCACAGACGGCGGAGTACGCGTTGCGTGCGATGGCATGCCTGGCGCTCTATGACTCGCTGGTGGCGACGTCGACGTTGGCCGAGCAGACGAAAGTACCTGTGAACTACCTGGCGAAGGTATTGCAGCAGTTGTCGAGCGCGGGGCTCGTGGATGGGCGTCGGGGCGTGGGCGGGGGGTATCGGCTGTCGAGGCCGGCGTCGGAGATCAATCTCCTGGACGTGATCAACGCGGTGGAGACCCTCAAACGGATCGAGACATGCCCGCTTGGGCTGAAGAGCCACGGCTCGGCGTTGTGCCCGCTCCATCGGCGGGCGGATAAGGCCATTGCGGCGATTATCGAGATCTATCAGGGTTCGACGCTGGCAGACTTGGTGAAGGAGCCTGGGGCCAAGACGCCGTTGTGCGAGGATCGGACGGTTGTGGGGGTATCTGTGGGCGGGAAGCCAGTTTCTTGA